The Pseudanabaena sp. FACHB-2040 genome segment CCGGTATAGAGGTCGTAGGAGACTTCGACGCCGCTACTGAGGGTGGTGTTGATCTGGCTGCCGCTGGTGATTTGCCCGGTGGTGGGAGAAAAGTCGGAGGACTGCCCCTCCTGGGCGGTTAGCGAAGCAGAGAGGTTGACGCCGGGCAGGCGGTCGGCTTGGGCTTCTCGCAGGGCGGCTTGGCTGCGCTCAAGTTCGAGCAGGGCGATTTGCAGCTCTTGGTTGTTGCGGGCAGACAGCTCGATGGCCTGCTCTAGGGTGATGGCCTGAGCCTCTGTGATGCTCACTTCCCCAGGTCGAGTCGGCAGCAGCAGTGGGTTGGCCTCGGGGTCGAGGGCTGAAGAGGTCGGTGGGATTGCGGGTCTGCCAGTGGTTGCCGGGGCAGCAGGTGCCTCCTCAACCTCCAAGGGTTCCGTGACGGGTTCTTGCTGGGCTAGCAGTGAGGCCGGGGTGACTACATCAGCCTTCAAAGTTTGATTAGTGGAAGAGGAAGCGACTGCGGAGACAGGCAGCTTGGCTTGGGCAGAACTTTGGTGGGATAGCGGGAAAACTGCGATCGCAGTTCCCAGCCCCAGAGTCATCAAATAACGGTGAAAGATACCTTGCATAGATAATCGATGTCTGTCTGTTGTGGGGGAATTTGCTGGAGAAATAGTGTGCTTCTTCTAAAGACTTTCAGAGGGTTTCTGTGAAATAGAAGAGTTGCCCTGGCTATAGCTTCAGGGCAGTTATTTCAGAACAGGCAAGGTTCAAAGATTGAGCGATCGGAGCATTGCTTAGGGCATTCGTTAAGTAAAGTTCTAGGGGAAATTGATTGAAGTGCTGGCCATAGTTGACGTTAGATAGCAGCTGATATTCAGATTGCCTTTCAAGATAGGTGTTAAAGAAGGCAAGGCTGAGCAGCTTCAAGTACCGCTTTGCTACAGCTGGGTCAGCGCCAGCCAACTCATTCAGCAAACTGCTTTGCCCAGTAGAGACTGCATCATAGCTATGTCCTCCGCCTTGAATCAGCGCCAGGTACTTGTCAGAGGAATCTAGCCAGGTGAATGGGCAGATTTGCTCTAGCAGCGGTGGTGCAACCCAATCGTCACTGCCCGCCACTATGAGCAGGGGAGTGCTTAAGTGCTTTAAGCCTTCTTCTCCAAATAGAGCACTGCCAATTGGGTTAAACACAAAGGCAGCCTGAATGCGTTCGTCCTGTAATTCATAGTCTACGTTTGGCAGTTGGAGCGCTGAGCACTGCAATAACAGCGATACATTTGCCATATTCAAACTGAACTGAGTTTGGCTGCAAATGTGATTCAGGTTCGTAAAA includes the following:
- a CDS encoding TolC family protein, whose product is MQGIFHRYLMTLGLGTAIAVFPLSHQSSAQAKLPVSAVASSSTNQTLKADVVTPASLLAQQEPVTEPLEVEEAPAAPATTGRPAIPPTSSALDPEANPLLLPTRPGEVSITEAQAITLEQAIELSARNNQELQIALLELERSQAALREAQADRLPGVNLSASLTAQEGQSSDFSPTTGQITSGSQINTTLSSGVEVSYDLYTG